The genomic DNA GATTCCCTGACTCTCTTAATCCAACGTACGACTGACCGGGACAATGACCAGTGGAGCTAAGTTTGATCCATATTCATTATCACAAGGGTTGAAATATGGATAAAGCTTCTCGTTGAAGACACACTCAGTGAATGAGTAGATAAGTGTGGCCGTCTGCACATCATAGAATGATACGTCACCTTCTTCGAAGTCAACAAACACTCCAATCCTCTCCGTTTTCCCCAAGTATACGATCTCTCCTGGATAGCTGAAGACTTCAAACCTGTCCTTCAGAAACCGCATGGCCCAGAGTCCAGAGTGGGGACTTCGAGCAAGAATCCCTCTCCTCTGGATAGAAGCTGTGGCGATACCCAGAGACCATTCAGTCTTTTGACTCACAGACACCTCAAAGTAAAACTTGCCTGACGAGTAGCCTCTGTTTCCCATAACTGCAAGGTGTTTCATGAACATGGTTGGCTTCAGGTCCTGGATCCTTTTCAATACTTGCCCCATGTTGAATCTCACCTGTTTCCTATCGTCAGATAAAATGAGCCGTGGGTGAGCGGTGTCACGGTCAAGCTCAATATTCTGCTCGAACTGCTGAAGGTATCTCAGCGCGGCAACGTTTGACACAGagaatgtgtttatgtctgtggtCATTTTATTCAGAAGCCTCCGCAGCTGCGACGTAGAGCTGCTCAAATATTTCTGCATGTGACGGATCTCCATGGTTCTGTTGACCTTGGACAAGTCCATGAGGAACGTGGGGGATGAGTGtgggaagttttggaggaaactGAGCTGGTCTTCAGTCTGTCTTAGCTCCATCAGCTCCACCTGCTTCCTCTGGAGCTCAATCACCTCCTGCTCCATCCTGCTTATCaattcttctgcttcttcttcttctgctttttgcTTCTCCTCGATCACTTTCACAAGCTCCGCCTGGCTCTTCTGGATCTCAGACACCAGTGCTGTGAAGTCCTGCACGCTGTCGTCTATCACGTCAGTGGTTTCTATCTTGCTTTGATTTAGTGACTCCTTCACGGCACTCACGTTCTGTTGCCTTTTCTTGATCATCTCCTGCACGATTATCTCCTTATCTCTCAGCTGACCCTTCATATCATCGTGAGCTTGCTGAACAGAAACAACATTGTGGTTCACGTGCAGTAAAGTGGCACAGATGTCGCACAGCAAAACATTGTCATCCGTGCAAAACATGGCAAAGAAGTGGTTGTGCTCCTTACAAATCCTGTCCTCCAGGCTCACCACAGGGTCCACCAGAGTGTGTCTCCTCAGTCCTGCAGCTCTACGATGAGGCTCTAGATGATCACTACAGTAAGAAGTCTGACACTCCAAGCAGGATTTGACAGCCTCGTGCTGGGTTTCAGTACAAACATCACACAGCACTGCACAGCCAGAGTTATCCTTCGGCTGGGCCGGACTGCAGATGTTAGCATCTGTCATATGAAGCAACGTAAACTGTGACGCAAGCTCTGAAATGAAAGTGTTGACCTTGAGATTGGGCCTCCTTTCAAATGTTTCCTGGCACATCGGGCACCGACAGACAGGGTTGCTGTTCCAGTGGGTCGTGAGACAGGACATACAGAAGTTGTGTCCACATGGAGTGGTCACTGGTTGAGTGATCGTGTCCAGGCAGATTGGACAAAGGAACTGCTCCATAGATAAGAGATGAAGGCTGGAGGCCATTTCtaagaaaaacaatacaaaagacAGTATTAATGATTTTCATAGGTCGGACTGCAGATCTATGATATTTGTCAACAGATTGACACTAAACTGAACTCATTTGCTCCAAAGCCCCATTAGTGGTCAGGCCAAAAcaaggtgtttttgttgttttttttaaataaaatttactAAATAAATCCCCAACATTTCTCATTTATAACAAAAGACAAGTGAGCAACTGACAACACTCAACCTAGGACTTtaggagagagacaaagagaaggtTTACTTGTCACTAACAAAGAGTTTATATTCAGTTTTCAATATTTCCCTTCAAAATTGTTATGATTCAAATGTGTCTCAGAAAGTACCACTTACTTGTTTTGGGCGTGTGTTCTCGCACAGCAGTACAGAGAGTTGTGTGTGCTCAGTCTTTTCCAGCGAAAAAACttaactttcactttctttctgtCATGCTTTTAAAGAGACAGCAGcaacattttcctctttttcttttttctttttttaaagtttggctCCTTGTGAAGTTGCTTTGGGTCCAAAGCCCCGAATATGTCATAGATAATTTATTGTTTGGGTATATGTTTCTGTTTTAGTACATTTCTGCCTGATTGATTCCCTGTTTCTCAAAGTCTCCAGTGCTTTCAGTGTTTTCCCCCATTCTGCACTTCCTCTCATCTCTTATCTCTTATCtcccagtatgtgtgtgtatgtgtgtgtgtgtgtgtgtgtgtgtgtgtgtgtgtgtgtgtgtgtactggtcACTTTGCAGAAGTACttctgcaacaacacatcattaGTGGGCTAAATCTAACCTGTCTCACATTCAGCCACAGTAAGATCTGAcaggaaaagcaaaaagagaAGTTGAATAAAACGCCATTTAATAGAGAGGCGTCCAGTTTTCAACGTGATAGACACAGTGTGTACTATTGCAgtgccacatttaaaaaatttaaaaaattttaaaaaaagaggaaaggtgTATacttgtgtatttgttacctcttttcagtgcataaacactaaccttgtcagtcctatgaggcagaacctaatttctgaggaactgaagACATTTAGGTGAgaggtttgaattgtggtgaggttaacgttaggtattaactggttatggttcatgttTTGCTTACGCTGTCCCCTTGAAGTCAgctataaagtgtgtgtgtgtgtgtgtgtgtcagagagataAGAGAGTTGCTGGTTACTGAATCACTTCCACCATTTATCACAGGTTAGTTTCTGCGTTTATGCTACAGGAAGAAAGGAAGGTGGAAGAAATTAAgaataaaaaggttttaaatgtaaatttaagAGAGATATGAGAGCTACGAACACAAGTAGTACAGTTCAATTAAATGTTGCTGATTAATCCTCTGGGGACTGTTAATATCTGACCACTGTGACGTTACCCAGTGGGGTGTGAAGCCTGTTttaaagtttagtttttatgttttgggggggttttttAACTGGAAGACAGCAGATTTGAAAAAGCTGGTGTGGATCTACTCCATCTGCAACtatgcaaaaaaacacaaaaaccataCAAACTGACTGTGGATCGCCCTCTGATAgtcattcaagagaatacaggaTCTagacactgtgtttgtgtagctgTAATAGCAGATGATGTGCACTTCCACAAAAGATTGACATTAAATGTCCCATAAAGGAGGACATAGAAACACTTTATCTTATCTGCCATTTGCACCTTGACAGTAACACAGCACCTCTGACGGTGCGAGTCTGTTGTTGTCTTAATGCAGAGCTTGTTCTGTCCTGCACTGTGATTCCTGCTCATTAGTTATCAGACTTCTCCGTGAAAGCACCTCTGCTTTGTGGCCTCATTCTGCTGCACTGCTGATGTCAgtactttctctttctctctgtgtctcagcttCACTCACATACAGAGATCACTGAACGTATgtgctcatcatcactgtgttaAATATGGACGGTGAACATAATGTCACCCATGGATCAGTGAGGTTTGAGTGCATTAGGAATGATCCTGCTGCTGAAGTGAACAGCATATGAAAGTCCATCCATGTAAGCTTCCATGTTCGGTCATGGGGATGATGTTCTTTGAAAAAGAGCAATTCCACTCTTCTTTCTGCCTTCAAACTTGCACTTCcacatattcacattttccTCCCTGACCCAAATCCTCCTCCTTTCATCCTAACTTTATTATTCCCCTCATCCTCCTTTCACATCttactctctccctctgctgcctctgtctgtctccgtgCAGTGCCTCTGTCCTGCTCTGAGGGATTCACTGAGTTGGGATACTACAATGGCACAGTGTCCCAGACGGACTCTGGCGCCCCCTGTCTGAAGTGGACCGAGTTTCCAGACTATGTCATGCAGTACCCAGGCCGAGGACTGGGAGACCACAACTTCTGCAGGAACCCGGACCGGGAGTCCAACCCCTGGTGTTTCTTCAGGCAAAACTCTGGAGCCATAGGTTGGGCCTACTGTGACTGTCACCAGGGTAAGTTCACTGAAAATAAACCCTAAACTTTATATGTACAAGACTTCTTAAAGACAAATATTAAAGGTTctttataatgtatttaaattgaaataGAAGATGACATCATAATGaaaatactactgctactaatactaataataataatgaaaacagaaacatctTATCCAAATAATTCAACACAaaatgaggaagagaaaaacaattaaACCTTAACATTTATGGCAGACAAGTAAGCAGAGCCTCTTGTTTTTTTAGGGTGCAAAATGTTCtacatattgtaaaaaaaagctCTGCAAAGTTGCCCCGATGTAGTAATATTTGGCATTTTATGCAGAATACATGACTTAAAGTTATGCAGAAAAGCAATGGatcaaataaatgtgtgtaatttacacaacatgtctgtttttgagAACCTGTGTTATTATTGAGCTCATGTCAAATTTGGAGCATTTAATAGTTTAAATCCACACATCCATGGGGAGATGGTGCTGAACAAAAAGGGGCTAAAAGAGAGGGAATATTGCACGTACTTTTGTTAGAAACCTCATTTTACCTGATTATAATTGTgcaataaaacattatatagTCACTATATGTTTTGTCTGGACAGCcttctctgtttattttttttttttatttatttttaatcacaaataTAGCACACACCTGAGCGTTAAACCATGTCATATTCTGTCCCCCTGATTGTTTTAGGCGCAGCTCGTCTGGTTGGCAGCTCGTCCGCGGGCAGTGGACGTGTGGAGGTCTACCTGAACGGCCAGTGGGGGGCGGTGTGTG from Solea solea chromosome 21, fSolSol10.1, whole genome shotgun sequence includes the following:
- the LOC131448792 gene encoding probable E3 ubiquitin-protein ligase TRIML1, with the translated sequence MASSLHLLSMEQFLCPICLDTITQPVTTPCGHNFCMSCLTTHWNSNPVCRCPMCQETFERRPNLKVNTFISELASQFTLLHMTDANICSPAQPKDNSGCAVLCDVCTETQHEAVKSCLECQTSYCSDHLEPHRRAAGLRRHTLVDPVVSLEDRICKEHNHFFAMFCTDDNVLLCDICATLLHVNHNVVSVQQAHDDMKGQLRDKEIIVQEMIKKRQQNVSAVKESLNQSKIETTDVIDDSVQDFTALVSEIQKSQAELVKVIEEKQKAEEEEAEELISRMEQEVIELQRKQVELMELRQTEDQLSFLQNFPHSSPTFLMDLSKVNRTMEIRHMQKYLSSSTSQLRRLLNKMTTDINTFSVSNVAALRYLQQFEQNIELDRDTAHPRLILSDDRKQVRFNMGQVLKRIQDLKPTMFMKHLAVMGNRGYSSGKFYFEVSVSQKTEWSLGIATASIQRRGILARSPHSGLWAMRFLKDRFEVFSYPGEIVYLGKTERIGVFVDFEEGDVSFYDVQTATLIYSFTECVFNEKLYPYFNPCDNEYGSNLAPLVIVPVSRTLD